A section of the Trueperaceae bacterium genome encodes:
- a CDS encoding RidA family protein codes for MTVASRLSELGVTLPEPIAPAFHYAAVVESGGHAYVSGQLPKTGADHGMLHVGRVPEEVSTDEARDCARLCVINAFSVLESELGFGTLDRIERVVQVTGFVAAPPDFGAHPKVIDAASTFLTDVFGEAGRHARAAVGVASLPRRSPVEIAFVFRLRPGAGAPS; via the coding sequence ATGACCGTTGCCAGCCGTCTTTCTGAGCTCGGCGTCACGCTGCCCGAACCAATCGCGCCGGCGTTCCACTACGCCGCCGTCGTCGAAAGTGGCGGCCACGCCTACGTGAGCGGCCAACTCCCCAAGACCGGAGCGGACCACGGCATGCTTCACGTCGGTCGCGTCCCTGAAGAGGTGTCGACCGATGAGGCCCGCGACTGCGCGCGCCTCTGCGTCATCAACGCCTTTTCGGTCCTCGAGTCCGAGCTCGGATTCGGAACGCTCGACCGCATCGAACGCGTCGTTCAGGTCACCGGCTTCGTAGCCGCCCCGCCCGACTTCGGTGCCCACCCCAAGGTGATCGACGCCGCTTCGACCTTCCTGACCGACGTCTTCGGTGAGGCTGGACGTCACGCCCGCGCTGCCGTCGGCGTCGCGAGCCTTCCGCGTCGCTCCCCCGTCGAAATAGCCTTCGTTTTCCGTCTCCGGCCGGGCGCGGGAGCTCCGTCGTGA